The following are encoded in a window of Nibricoccus aquaticus genomic DNA:
- a CDS encoding glycoside hydrolase family 43 protein, whose product MKNTLVALAFALGLITAAASAETPKTAYLFTYFIGNGADGLHLAWSKDGLKWEALGDGKSYLTPTVGKSKLMRDPCAALGPDGAYHMVWTSGWWENNIGYASTKDFITWTPQREIPVMGHEPAVRNTWAPELIWDKKREQFLIFWASTIPGKFPETAGASEDDLNHRMYATTTKDWQAFSPTKLWYDPGFSVIDATVISEGDSYRLIVKDETKTPVKKHLRHASATDVEGPWSPLSAPFTRDWVEGPTVLKTGDAWIVFFDVYKEKHYGALRTRDWKTFEDITAHISLPKGIRHGTVIEVPYALIERLLQN is encoded by the coding sequence ATGAAAAATACCCTCGTCGCTCTTGCATTTGCACTCGGTCTGATCACTGCGGCTGCTTCTGCGGAAACCCCGAAGACGGCATACCTGTTCACCTACTTCATCGGCAACGGCGCCGACGGTCTGCACCTCGCGTGGAGTAAGGACGGTTTGAAGTGGGAGGCGCTTGGCGACGGGAAAAGTTATCTCACGCCGACGGTCGGCAAATCCAAGCTCATGCGCGATCCGTGTGCTGCGCTCGGGCCCGACGGCGCTTATCATATGGTTTGGACCTCCGGGTGGTGGGAAAACAATATCGGCTACGCCTCGACCAAAGACTTCATCACGTGGACGCCGCAGCGCGAAATCCCCGTGATGGGGCACGAGCCCGCTGTGCGAAACACGTGGGCTCCCGAACTCATCTGGGATAAAAAGCGCGAGCAGTTCCTGATCTTCTGGGCCTCAACGATCCCAGGGAAATTCCCCGAGACCGCAGGCGCGTCCGAGGACGATCTCAATCACCGCATGTACGCCACGACGACGAAGGACTGGCAGGCGTTTTCGCCGACAAAACTTTGGTACGACCCCGGGTTTTCCGTGATCGACGCTACCGTGATTTCCGAAGGCGACAGCTATCGCCTGATCGTGAAAGACGAGACGAAGACGCCCGTGAAGAAACACCTGCGTCACGCCTCAGCCACGGATGTCGAAGGTCCGTGGAGTCCACTGAGCGCGCCGTTCACGCGCGACTGGGTCGAAGGTCCGACCGTCCTCAAAACCGGCGACGCTTGGATCGTTTTTTTCGATGTCTACAAAGAGAAACATTACGGCGCACTCCGCACCCGCGACTGGAAAACATTCGAAGACATCACCGCCCATATATCCCTCCCCAAGGGCATCCGCCACGGCACCGTGATCGAAGTCCCGTACGCCCTGATCGAGCGCCTGCTGCAGAACTGA